A genomic window from Bacteroidota bacterium includes:
- a CDS encoding VWA domain-containing protein: MRNSLLLLLLFTFFTASAQTKPTGEAKRILILLDGSGSMVDPWKGTTKWEVAKKLVVKTIDSIQKADPTVEIGLRVFGHQSPRAAHDCKDSKLEVSISKNSGYNVKNALNRITPQGYTPIAYSLFLSAGDFISTEGTNSIILITDGIENCDGDPCASSQALRDKKITLKPFVIGLGLEEKDKKQFDCIGNYYDAGDEKTFSNAMSIVVSQALNITTTQINLLDAFGLPVEKNIEITLYDHLSGEVRYNYVHTPDARNQPDTLFLNPIGKYDIVVHTTPPVYLNEVELVPGKHNIIGIDVPLGNLVVTEGTGAVFSQKQCVVRNNTTGEIIYVQNFNTTQRYIAGIYDIDVLTIPRLHFENYEIKGGVNNKIDIPLPGTLNLSTTENKVYSIYLVKDGKLEKVYEGSLNANMESIQLLPGDYKIFSRSNIKKYSANTKDISITIKSAKTSIIKI, translated from the coding sequence ATGAGAAACAGCCTGCTATTATTGCTTCTTTTTACATTTTTTACCGCGTCGGCGCAAACAAAACCGACGGGAGAGGCCAAACGTATTCTCATTTTGCTGGATGGCAGCGGCAGCATGGTTGACCCCTGGAAGGGCACTACCAAATGGGAAGTAGCAAAAAAACTGGTTGTAAAAACGATCGATAGCATACAAAAAGCCGACCCTACGGTGGAAATCGGGCTCAGGGTGTTTGGACATCAGAGTCCGCGTGCCGCTCACGATTGTAAAGATTCAAAACTGGAAGTATCGATATCAAAAAATTCGGGTTATAACGTTAAAAATGCGCTGAACCGGATTACGCCACAGGGTTACACGCCGATTGCATACTCTTTGTTTTTATCGGCCGGTGATTTTATTTCAACGGAAGGCACAAATTCCATTATTTTAATTACCGATGGAATTGAAAATTGTGATGGTGATCCATGTGCAAGTTCCCAGGCATTGCGTGATAAAAAAATTACGTTAAAACCATTTGTTATTGGTTTGGGATTGGAAGAAAAAGATAAAAAACAATTTGATTGTATCGGTAATTATTATGATGCCGGCGATGAAAAAACATTTTCGAATGCGATGAGTATTGTGGTGTCGCAGGCATTAAATATTACTACCACACAAATCAATTTATTAGATGCATTTGGGTTGCCGGTTGAAAAAAATATTGAGATTACATTGTATGATCATTTAAGTGGTGAGGTGCGTTATAATTATGTGCATACACCTGATGCGAGAAATCAGCCGGATACTTTGTTTTTAAATCCGATTGGAAAATATGATATTGTAGTGCATACAACACCACCGGTTTATTTAAATGAAGTGGAACTGGTTCCGGGCAAACATAATATAATCGGAATTGATGTGCCACTGGGAAATTTAGTTGTTACTGAAGGCACAGGTGCGGTATTTAGTCAGAAACAATGTGTAGTGAGGAATAATACTACCGGTGAAATTATTTATGTGCAGAATTTTAATACCACGCAACGTTATATTGCCGGAATTTATGATATTGATGTGCTTACTATTCCACGTTTGCATTTTGAAAATTATGAAATAAAAGGTGGTGTAAATAATAAAATAGATATTCCATTACCGGGCACATTAAATTTATCGACCACCGAAAATAAAGTTTATAGTATTTATTTGGTGAAAGACGGTAAATTGGAAAAAGTATATGAAGGTAGTTTGAATGCAAATATGGAAAGTATTCAATTATTACCAGGCGATTATAAAATATTTAGTCGCTCCAACATTAAAAAATATTCGGCGAACACAAAAGATATTTCTATTACGATTAAAAGTGCAAAAACATCTATTATTAAAATTTGA